One genomic segment of Occultella kanbiaonis includes these proteins:
- a CDS encoding TRAP transporter large permease, protein MNDALMVTLIMVIGMFGLMALGVSVSVAIGLPASICLVLLQGNEQGIYTSAQKIYNGIDSFALLAIPLFVLAGAIMNNGGIATRLIDLARAMTGRMPGSLMQTNVVANMLFGSISGSALAGAAAVGSSMAPQQRKDGHDMHWAAAANVASAPSGMLIPPSNTLIVYALVSQASVGALFVAGYIPGILWGLSCAVIIWLYARKKPELRGKGFPTFRVFLTILWRALPSLSMVLIVIGGIIFGFFTPTEGAAVSVVVSAALAMIYRAVKIKDFPKILLQSTRTSSVVIFLIGLSSIMSFAMTYSRVPQLIGEWMTQITDSKIVFLLIMMVILLIIGIPLDATPAVLIFTPIFLPIAVEAYGISPIHFGIMLVFNMCIAVISPPSAPVLFVGAKVAEVKVERVFKPLLWFYVSLIVMLLVIQFVPALSLWLPGLFGLI, encoded by the coding sequence ATGAACGACGCACTCATGGTCACTCTCATCATGGTGATCGGCATGTTCGGCCTGATGGCCCTCGGTGTCTCCGTCTCGGTCGCCATCGGACTTCCCGCCTCGATCTGCCTGGTGCTGCTCCAGGGCAACGAACAGGGCATCTACACGAGCGCCCAGAAGATCTACAACGGCATCGACTCGTTCGCGTTGCTCGCGATCCCCCTCTTCGTGCTGGCCGGTGCCATCATGAACAACGGCGGCATAGCCACAAGACTCATCGATCTGGCCAGAGCGATGACGGGGCGGATGCCCGGCTCGCTCATGCAGACCAACGTCGTCGCGAACATGCTGTTCGGTTCGATCTCCGGCTCCGCCCTCGCGGGCGCGGCCGCCGTCGGATCCTCGATGGCGCCGCAGCAGCGCAAGGACGGCCACGACATGCACTGGGCGGCCGCCGCGAACGTGGCCTCGGCCCCCTCCGGCATGCTGATCCCGCCGTCCAACACCCTGATCGTGTACGCCCTGGTCTCCCAGGCGTCCGTCGGCGCACTGTTCGTCGCCGGGTACATCCCCGGCATCCTCTGGGGTCTGTCCTGTGCCGTGATCATCTGGCTCTATGCCCGCAAGAAGCCGGAGCTGCGCGGGAAGGGTTTCCCGACGTTCCGCGTGTTCCTGACGATCCTCTGGCGGGCACTGCCGTCCCTGTCCATGGTGCTCATCGTCATCGGTGGGATCATCTTCGGGTTCTTCACCCCCACCGAGGGCGCCGCGGTCTCCGTGGTGGTCTCCGCGGCCCTGGCGATGATCTACCGGGCGGTCAAGATCAAGGACTTCCCCAAGATCCTGCTGCAGTCCACCCGGACCTCCTCGGTGGTCATCTTCCTGATCGGGCTCTCCTCGATCATGTCCTTCGCGATGACCTACTCCCGGGTGCCGCAGCTGATCGGGGAGTGGATGACGCAGATCACCGACTCCAAGATCGTGTTCCTGCTCATCATGATGGTCATCCTGCTGATCATCGGGATCCCCCTGGACGCCACCCCGGCGGTGCTGATCTTCACGCCGATCTTCCTGCCGATCGCGGTGGAGGCGTACGGGATCAGCCCGATCCACTTCGGCATCATGCTCGTGTTCAACATGTGCATCGCGGTGATATCTCCACCATCGGCACCGGTCCTGTTCGTCGGCGCCAAGGTGGCCGAGGTGAAGGTCGAGCGGGTCTTCAAGCCGCTGCTCTGGTTCTACGTGTCGCTGATCGTGATGCTCCTGGTCATCCAGTTCGTGCCGGCACTGTCCCTGTGGC
- a CDS encoding TRAP transporter small permease, whose protein sequence is MKVIDGFHKGLNAFLRWFCIILFVVMVGLVIAQVVVRFLGISLPWTEVSARIVFIWQGIIGAAYVIGEKEDVAIDWLVNKLPVKAVKGVSILAHAIVAFFAVWIMIWGGMRNVLAGWEDHVQLMPVTQGQTFLVLPIAGALIVIYSILHTIDIVRASDEQITHHDEPEDVDISKIAEEGI, encoded by the coding sequence ATGAAGGTCATCGACGGGTTCCACAAGGGGTTGAACGCGTTCCTACGCTGGTTCTGCATCATCCTCTTCGTGGTCATGGTCGGCCTGGTGATTGCCCAGGTGGTCGTCCGGTTCCTGGGGATCTCACTCCCCTGGACCGAGGTGAGCGCAAGGATCGTGTTCATCTGGCAGGGCATCATCGGCGCCGCCTACGTGATCGGCGAGAAGGAGGACGTCGCCATCGACTGGCTCGTCAACAAGCTGCCGGTCAAGGCGGTCAAGGGTGTCTCGATCCTGGCCCACGCGATCGTGGCCTTCTTCGCGGTCTGGATCATGATCTGGGGCGGGATGCGCAACGTCCTGGCCGGCTGGGAGGACCACGTGCAGCTGATGCCGGTCACCCAGGGTCAGACGTTCCTGGTGCTCCCGATCGCCGGTGCGCTGATCGTCATCTACAGCATCCTGCACACCATCGACATCGTCCGGGCCTCGGACGAGCAGATCACTCACCACGACGAGCCGGAAGACGTGGACATCAGCAAGATCGCGGAAGAGGGGATCTGA